The Streptomyces sp. NBC_00483 genome contains the following window.
CACCACACTCAAGCCCACCAAGCTCGAACTCCTCGCGGACTGGCTGCCGAAGCAGCCCTGGTATCAGGGCGCGGGCACTCCGGAGCTGACCAAGGCCGGCGGGTTCCGGCTCGACGATCCGGCCGGGGAGGTCGGCATCGAGTTCATGGCCGCGACGGACACCTCGGGCCCCGAACCGGTGACGTACCACGTGCCGATGGCCTACCGCGGGGCACCGCTGGAGGGCGCCCCGGACGACGCGCTCATCGGCACCACCGAGCACGGCGTGCTCGGGAGGCGCTGGGTGTACGACGGGGCCAAGGACCCGCTGCTCGTACGGGAGTTGACCGCCCTGCTGAAGGGCGAGGTGCGCGCGCACGCGCAGAGCATCGACGGGGCGCTCGA
Protein-coding sequences here:
- a CDS encoding maltokinase N-terminal cap-like domain-containing protein, translated to MSIIHRTTLKPTKLELLADWLPKQPWYQGAGTPELTKAGGFRLDDPAGEVGIEFMAATDTSGPEPVTYHVPMAYRGAPLEGAPDDALIGTTEHGVLGRRWVYDGAKDPLLVRELTALLKGEVRAHAQSIDGALDPTVHAHVTTDDARPEIVRVLEAGAKAPDDAVGEVSAEWLAEGERRVRGVFVVVRAG